Proteins found in one Venturia canescens isolate UGA chromosome 8, ASM1945775v1, whole genome shotgun sequence genomic segment:
- the LOC122415139 gene encoding cytochrome P450 6k1-like, which translates to MVFVTKLKELSVSLAFCAVSSIVLLFWIYARYKLNYWRRRGVEQLSSYDLIFGNFKNAVLFRTAPGWHLGVLHRAASPEVPYLGIYIFHKPCLLLRDPEIIKQVMIRDFENFSDRHFAGSQQKDSIGMKNLFGLKNPAWKYLRSKITPTLTRGKLREMLPLMLETAEPMKQFLDTRRGDDEGVKLVDAQELSYKYATDLIASVALGTRMDSFNYPNAEFTKSVMEFFHGFKRMVALVTVFFMPELVELIGSPMLFNSKFVRKVFWRAINSREKSGEKRGDFIDSLVQLKAGEQNNVYKFEGENLLYQSGTFFSGFESSATTVSFTLMELANHPEHQTRVRKDIEKSIEKHGWSYEAFSDMKYLDQALAEGIRLHPPVSTIDRYTRENYTIPGTNVVLEKGTPIYISLYGLQEDARFFDRPEEFDPERFSDGKNVSDAYIPFGIGPRMCVGMKVGQLHAKVVIAMVLRDYEISQRPENKSVLDPRSTFTAAADGILLHFKKIVR; encoded by the exons atggtttttgtaACGAAGCTCAAAGAATTGTCCGTGAGTCTCGCGTTCTGTGCGGTGTCCTCGATAGTTTTATTGTTCTGGATTTACGCGCGTTACAAGCTCAACTATTGGAGGCGCCGCGGGGTCGAGCAACTGTCGAGCTACGATTTGATATTCGGCAATTTCAAGAACGCCGTTTTATTCCGCACCGCGCCAGGATGGCATCTCGGAGTCCTGCACAGAGCAGCTTCCCCGGAAGTGCCGTATCTCGGTATTTACATATTCCACAAGCCGTGCCTACTGCTTCGTGATCCCGAGATCATAAAGCAAGTTATGATCCGGGATTTCGAGAACTTTTCGGACCGTCACTTCGCCGGCTCGCAACAGAAGGACAGCATCGGTATGAAGAACCTGTTCGGGCTGAAGAATCCCGCCTGGAAATACTTGCGGTCGAAAATCACGCCGACTCTGACGAGAGGAAAACTCCGGGAAATGCTCCCCCTCATGCTCGAAACCGCGGAACCGATGAAGCAGTTTTTGGACACTCGTCGAGGGGACGACGAAGGCGTGAAGCTCGTCGATGCTCAAGAGCTCAGCTACAAATACGCTACCGATCTCATCGCGAGTGTTGCTCTCGGCACGAGAATGGATTCGTTCAATTACCCCAACGCCGAATTCACCAAGTCTG TGATGGAGTTTTTCCACGGATTCAAAAGGATGGTTGCCCTCGTCACGGTATTCTTCATGCCCGAGTTGGTGGAATTGATAGGATCGCCGATGCTTTTCAACTCGAAATTCGTGCGAAAAGTTTTTTGGCGAGCGATCAACTCGCGGGAAAAATCAGGCGAGAAAAGGGGCGACTTCATCGATTCTTTGGTGCAGCTAAAAGCCGGAGAGCAGAATAACGTTTACA AATTCGAGGGCGAAAATCTTCTCTACCAATCAGGAACGTTCTTCTCCGGGTTCGAGTCGAGCGCAACGACTGTCAGCTTCACGTTGATGGAGCTCGCGAATCATCCTGAGCACCAGACTCGGGTCAGAAAGGATATCGAGAAATCGATCGAAAAGCACGGCTGGAGTTACGAGGCTTTCAGTGATATGAAGTACCTCGATCAGGCCTTGGCAGAAGGAATTCGATTGCATCCTCCGGTCTCAACGATCGACAGATACACGCGTGAAAATTACACG ATTCCTGGCACGAACGTAGTCCTGGAGAAGGGTACTCCGATCTACATTTCGCTGTACGGTCTCCAGGAAGATGCGAGGTTTTTCGATCGGCCGGAGGAGTTCGATCCCGAAAGATTTTCCGACGGCAAGAACGTTAGCGACGCTTACATTCCTTTCGGCATTGGGCCAAGAATGTGTGTTG gaATGAAAGTGGGACAACTTCACGCCAAAGTAGTAATCGCCATGGTCCTACGAGATTACGAGATTTCGCAGCGTCCTGAGAACAAAAGTGTGTTGGATCCGAGGTCGACCTTCACAGCAGCCGCCGATGGCATTCTGTTGCATTTCAAAAAGATCGTCCGATGA
- the PQBP1 gene encoding polyglutamine-binding protein 1, with product MPLPAALAARLAKRGLITGSDKSEKTKKETKKKVHEEVIAEDYDTTKDEINQIDLSQKFMGYAGCPNKYNIHHECTKKCKELWGVGHLQPSEKYLKLQMRLIQKFPLPETWKAVYDPGSGQHYYWDWASDLVSWLPPGHPKCQISQPASQLREELHLKAADQDDNMSSDESGSDQETMEVDEVEYKKEQKIVTRERFKVPEVARRPQRSEANKDKKDRSLDPMDPAAYSDIPRGKWSDGLARHNEAKTGADTTASGPLYQMRPYPSPGAVLRSNRTTKPEIEGTTKPIVSFPEIPE from the exons ATGCCTCTTCCTGCGGCATTAGCAGCACGCCTCGCGAAAAGAGGTCTCATAACAGGATCAGACAAAAGTG aaaaaacaaagaaggAGACAAAAAAGAAAGTTCACGAAGAAGTAATCGCGGAAGATTATGATACAACGAAGGACGAGATCAATCAAATCGACCTGTCACAAAAGTTTATG GGCTATGCCGGGTGTCCAAATAAATATAACATACATCACGAATGTACAAAAAAGTGCAAAGAATTGTGGGGTGTTGGCCATTTACAGCCATCAGAAAAGTATCTCAAACTTCAAATGCGTCTCATTCAGAAATTTCCTTTACCAGAAACGTGGAAAGCCGTTTATGACCCAGGCTC GGGTCAACATTATTACTGGGACTGGGCTTCAGATTTAGTTTCTTGGCTTCCACCCGGGCATCCCAAATGCCAGATTTCTCAACCTGCATCTCAACTCCGAGAGGAGCTCCATTTGAAAGCTGCAGATCAAGATGACAACATGTCCAGCGACGAGAGTGGTAGCGATCAGGAAACAATGGAG GTCGATGAAGTTGAATACaagaaagagcaaaaaatcGTTACTAGAGAACGATTCAAAGTTCCTGAAGTTGCTCGAAGACCTCAGCGATCCGAGGCaaataaagacaaaaaagATCGATCTTTGGATCCTATGGATCCGGCTGCTTACAGCGATATACCACG GGGCAAATGGTCAGACGGTCTAGCCAGACATAACGAAGCAAAGACTGGAGCAGACACAACAGCTTCAGGGCCTTTGTACCAAATGCGTCCTTATCCAAGTCCTGGTGCCGTTTTGCGATCGAATCGAACTACCAAGCCCGAAATTGAAGGAACGACTAAACCTATAGTGTCATTTCCTGAAATACCTGAATAA